One region of Thiorhodovibrio frisius genomic DNA includes:
- the hemA gene encoding glutamyl-tRNA reductase: protein MSLLILGLNHKTAPVDIRERLTFGPDVIVGALRSLTDHPVTSEGIILSTCNRTEVYCVLDPQASEAQIRDWLGRFHGVDPQLIAPHLYAYRDHDAVSHLLKVASGLDSMVLGEPQILGQVKQSFQTACDSGTAGRLLGRLFQHCFSVAKQVRTDTAIGSSPVSMAFAAVSLARQIFSDLSSQTALLIGAGETIELAARHLHQHGIGRIVVANRTVERAHLVASQFDGYAIALTELVNHLPEADIVVSSTASPLPVLGKGAVERALKIRKHRPMFMVDIAVPRDIEPEVGNLNDVYLYTVDDLQGVVDEGMRSRHQAAAQAMEIIELHTAEFMAWLRSLDAVTLIQDYRQRAESIRDQMVARAQKQLAAGKSADDVICQLAHTLTNKILHTPSVRLRRAGREGQSDLLEAANQLFALGQDIAADGDETVAGAGSTSGTKTPSCPAETLARVAGGGG, encoded by the coding sequence ATGAGCCTGCTCATCCTTGGCCTGAACCACAAAACGGCCCCCGTCGATATCCGCGAGCGCCTGACCTTTGGCCCTGATGTGATCGTCGGCGCCCTGCGCAGCCTGACCGATCACCCTGTCACCAGCGAAGGCATTATTTTATCGACCTGCAATCGCACCGAAGTTTACTGCGTGCTCGACCCTCAGGCGAGCGAGGCGCAGATTCGTGACTGGCTCGGGCGTTTCCACGGGGTCGATCCGCAACTGATCGCGCCACATCTCTACGCTTACAGAGATCACGACGCCGTTTCGCATCTGCTGAAGGTCGCCAGCGGCCTGGATTCCATGGTGCTGGGTGAGCCGCAAATTCTTGGCCAGGTCAAGCAATCTTTCCAGACCGCCTGCGACAGCGGCACCGCCGGGCGGCTGCTCGGACGGCTGTTCCAGCACTGCTTCTCGGTCGCCAAGCAGGTGCGCACCGATACTGCCATCGGCAGCAGTCCGGTGTCGATGGCCTTTGCCGCTGTCAGTCTGGCGCGGCAGATTTTCAGCGACCTCAGCTCACAGACAGCATTGCTGATCGGCGCTGGTGAAACCATCGAACTGGCCGCGCGCCATCTGCACCAGCATGGCATCGGGCGCATTGTGGTGGCCAACCGCACGGTCGAACGCGCCCATTTGGTCGCCTCGCAGTTCGACGGCTACGCCATTGCCCTGACCGAACTGGTCAACCACTTGCCCGAGGCTGACATCGTGGTGTCTTCCACCGCCAGCCCGCTGCCAGTTCTCGGCAAGGGAGCCGTGGAACGAGCACTCAAAATCCGCAAACACCGGCCCATGTTCATGGTCGATATTGCCGTGCCACGCGACATCGAGCCCGAAGTCGGCAACCTGAACGACGTTTATCTCTACACCGTCGATGACCTCCAGGGTGTGGTCGACGAGGGCATGCGCTCGCGCCACCAGGCAGCGGCTCAGGCGATGGAAATCATCGAGCTGCACACAGCTGAGTTCATGGCCTGGTTGCGTTCGCTCGACGCCGTGACGCTCATTCAGGACTACCGCCAGCGGGCCGAAAGCATTCGCGACCAGATGGTTGCGCGCGCGCAGAAGCAACTCGCCGCCGGCAAGTCAGCCGATGATGTGATCTGCCAGCTCGCCCACACGCTCACTAATAAAATTCTACACACCCCCAGCGTGCGCCTGCGCCGCGCCGGGCGCGAAGGACAGTCCGATCTGCTTGAGGCCGCCAACCAGCTATTTGCACTCGGTCAAGACATCGCGGCCGATGGCGATGAGACCGTCGCTGGCGCTGGCTCCACCTCTGGCACCAAGACACCAAGCTGCCCGGCCGAGACGCTTGCGCGCGTCGCCGGCGGCGGCGGTTAA
- a CDS encoding tetratricopeptide repeat protein, giving the protein MKFPNNIMPNVTTFWRQDGFRAKTLRALNGDHGRTILWLSLILLLGADASLASFPAAGLGQQANSDPTLLARESQQQGQPQQAASDQLSDDEPALSAGPATEPVVEFDADLLYDVLVAEVAMQRDRPLDAFPHFLAAARHTSDPVLAELATRAAIAGKDQARAEEAAAFWVSLVPDSLQARQVAAYVILEGGKVDQAMPYLRAVMEHSPQRRQGYLHCARLVARLDDPLQRLELMRALIDEFGEDPDALLAIAGLAAGADRPDEAREFANRAAAQRPAWSRPRQFLVQMLVSEGRIDAAIAELERYFSQGSNDQELRTLYAQLLIEDERYEDARKVFASLLESHPQMPGVLFAVGVLSLQLEDYQGAREYLLRLRETGKRKQDATFMLGEVEEAAGQLEQARDWYAKVRGDKALDAQIRIASVEARLGQLERARERLQRLRDDAPEQRAGLYLVEGEILREVDQLPSAMAVYDAALAEFPDNLDLLYARALLAATLQRVDVLERDLRRVLSMDPNHADALNALGYTLADQTDRLDEAQGFIARALELEPEQPAILDSMGWLLYRMGKPKEAEGYLRKALKQLSDGEIAAHLGEVLWALGRRDEARQVWQQALDEFPDHDYLLRVIKRHPVSLAPGAGS; this is encoded by the coding sequence GTGAAATTTCCAAACAACATCATGCCAAATGTGACGACTTTCTGGCGCCAGGACGGATTTCGGGCCAAAACCCTGCGGGCCTTGAACGGGGACCACGGCCGAACAATTCTGTGGCTGTCGCTCATCCTGCTGCTTGGCGCGGATGCCTCACTCGCTAGCTTTCCGGCTGCGGGTCTTGGGCAGCAGGCCAATTCTGATCCGACGCTGCTGGCGCGGGAAAGCCAGCAGCAGGGGCAACCGCAGCAGGCCGCCTCCGATCAGTTGTCGGATGATGAGCCCGCGCTGTCTGCCGGCCCGGCCACCGAGCCTGTGGTCGAATTCGATGCCGATTTGCTCTACGACGTGCTGGTCGCCGAGGTGGCGATGCAGCGCGACCGCCCGTTGGATGCCTTCCCGCATTTCCTGGCCGCCGCGCGGCACACGTCAGACCCGGTGCTGGCGGAGCTGGCCACGCGTGCGGCGATTGCGGGCAAGGATCAGGCCCGAGCTGAGGAGGCTGCGGCCTTTTGGGTGAGTCTGGTGCCAGATTCCCTGCAAGCGCGCCAAGTGGCTGCCTATGTGATTCTGGAGGGTGGCAAGGTCGATCAAGCAATGCCCTATTTGCGCGCGGTCATGGAGCACTCGCCCCAGCGCCGCCAAGGGTATTTGCATTGCGCGCGCTTGGTGGCGCGGCTGGACGATCCGCTCCAGCGTCTCGAGCTGATGCGGGCGCTGATTGATGAGTTTGGTGAAGACCCCGATGCGCTGCTGGCCATTGCCGGACTGGCTGCCGGCGCGGATCGGCCGGATGAGGCGCGCGAGTTCGCCAACCGCGCTGCTGCGCAGCGCCCGGCCTGGAGTCGGCCGCGACAGTTTCTGGTGCAAATGCTGGTGAGTGAGGGCCGCATTGACGCGGCCATCGCCGAACTCGAGCGCTATTTCTCGCAAGGTTCCAACGATCAGGAGCTGCGCACCCTCTATGCTCAACTGCTGATCGAAGATGAGCGCTACGAGGATGCCCGCAAAGTCTTTGCTAGCTTGCTCGAGTCGCATCCGCAGATGCCGGGCGTGCTTTTCGCGGTCGGCGTGCTTTCGTTGCAGCTTGAGGACTACCAGGGCGCGCGCGAGTATCTGCTGCGCCTGCGCGAAACTGGCAAGCGTAAGCAGGACGCGACCTTCATGCTCGGGGAGGTGGAAGAGGCGGCTGGACAACTGGAGCAGGCGCGCGACTGGTACGCCAAGGTGCGTGGCGACAAGGCGCTGGATGCGCAAATTCGCATAGCCAGCGTCGAGGCACGGCTTGGTCAGCTCGAGCGCGCGCGTGAACGCCTGCAGCGGCTGCGCGATGATGCGCCGGAGCAGCGCGCGGGGCTCTATTTGGTCGAAGGCGAGATTCTGCGCGAGGTCGATCAGTTGCCAAGCGCCATGGCGGTTTACGATGCGGCGCTGGCGGAGTTTCCGGATAATCTGGATCTGCTCTACGCCCGCGCTCTGCTGGCCGCCACGCTTCAGCGGGTCGATGTGCTCGAGCGCGATCTGCGCCGGGTGCTGAGCATGGACCCGAATCATGCCGATGCGCTGAACGCACTCGGCTACACCCTGGCTGATCAGACCGACCGCCTTGATGAAGCCCAGGGTTTTATTGCCCGCGCGCTGGAACTCGAACCCGAGCAGCCGGCCATTCTCGACAGCATGGGGTGGCTGTTATATCGCATGGGCAAGCCCAAAGAGGCTGAGGGCTATTTGCGCAAGGCGCTCAAGCAACTCTCCGATGGCGAGATTGCTGCGCATCTCGGTGAGGTGCTCTGGGCGCTCGGCCGGCGCGACGAGGCGCGGCAGGTTTGGCAGCAGGCGCTCGATGAATTCCCGGATCACGACTATCTGTTGCGGGTCATCAAGCGTCACCCGGTCTCTCTAGCGCCGGGCGCTGGTTCGTGA
- the ispE gene encoding 4-(cytidine 5'-diphospho)-2-C-methyl-D-erythritol kinase, giving the protein MSSDLVPAPAVDGAWLAPAKLNLTLRIIGRRADGYHLLQSVFQFIDRCDRLFFEPREDGQVRRSQGAHGVPEEQDLVVRAARLLQRQTGCPLGVDIRVDKQLPMGGGLGGGSSDAATTLQALNQLWELGLGMDQLATLGLELGADVPVFVRAQAAWAEGVGEKLEPVALPEPWFLVLVPPCQVATAAVFRDPDLTRDSAPIKIAGFVEGDDRNDCLPVVLRRYAPVAEAFRWLDARARARLTGTGCCLFAAFEDQSQAEQLRAEAPAVWSAFVAKGCNRSPLMQA; this is encoded by the coding sequence GTGAGTTCGGATTTGGTGCCGGCGCCAGCGGTGGATGGCGCCTGGCTGGCGCCCGCCAAACTCAATCTGACTCTGCGCATCATCGGCCGTCGGGCCGATGGCTACCATCTGCTACAGAGCGTTTTTCAGTTCATCGACCGCTGCGACCGGCTGTTTTTCGAGCCGCGTGAGGATGGACAGGTGCGCCGTTCGCAAGGTGCTCATGGTGTCCCGGAAGAGCAGGACCTGGTCGTGCGTGCAGCGCGCCTGCTTCAGCGTCAAACCGGTTGTCCGCTTGGTGTCGACATTCGCGTTGATAAACAATTGCCCATGGGTGGCGGCCTGGGGGGCGGCAGCTCGGATGCCGCGACCACCCTGCAAGCGCTCAATCAGCTTTGGGAGCTGGGGCTTGGCATGGACCAGCTGGCCACTCTCGGGCTCGAATTGGGCGCCGATGTGCCGGTGTTCGTGCGCGCCCAGGCCGCTTGGGCTGAGGGCGTTGGTGAAAAACTCGAGCCGGTAGCACTCCCCGAGCCCTGGTTTCTGGTGCTGGTGCCGCCCTGTCAGGTCGCGACCGCTGCGGTTTTTCGTGACCCTGATTTGACAAGGGATTCCGCGCCCATCAAAATAGCCGGCTTTGTTGAGGGCGATGACAGGAACGACTGTCTGCCAGTGGTTTTGCGTCGTTATGCGCCTGTCGCTGAGGCTTTTCGCTGGCTTGACGCGCGGGCAAGAGCGCGGCTGACCGGAACCGGATGTTGTCTGTTCGCGGCCTTTGAGGATCAGTCGCAGGCCGAGCAACTCAGGGCCGAGGCACCGGCGGTTTGGTCGGCTTTCGTGGCCAAGGGCTGCAACCGCTCGCCTTTGATGCAGGCTTAG
- a CDS encoding ribose-phosphate diphosphokinase → MPASQMMVFSGNANLALSSEIASHLNIPLGKAVVGQFSDGEVMTEIQENVRGRDVFVVQPTCAPTNDNLLELLVMIDALRWASAKRVTAVIPYYGYARQDRRPRSARVPITARLVAKMIGSAGADRVLTVDLHADQIQGFFDIPVDNVYASPILLGDIWRQKYPKLIVVSPDVGGVVRARALAKRLDDADLAIIDKRRPRPNEARVMNIIGDVRGRSCVLVDDLVDTAGTLCQAAAALKEQGAAMVSAYCTHPVLSGPALDNINASMLDELVVTNTIPLTSQARSCHKIRQLSIGELLAETMRRVSNEESVSSLFVD, encoded by the coding sequence GTGCCCGCCAGCCAGATGATGGTGTTTTCCGGCAATGCCAATCTGGCCTTGTCGAGCGAAATCGCCTCGCATTTGAACATCCCCCTTGGCAAAGCCGTGGTGGGGCAGTTCAGTGACGGCGAGGTGATGACCGAAATCCAGGAAAATGTCCGCGGTCGGGATGTTTTTGTCGTGCAGCCGACCTGCGCGCCGACGAACGACAACCTGCTCGAACTGCTGGTGATGATCGACGCGCTGCGCTGGGCGTCTGCCAAGCGTGTGACGGCAGTCATCCCCTATTATGGCTATGCCCGCCAGGATCGTCGCCCGCGCTCGGCGCGAGTGCCGATCACCGCGCGTCTGGTCGCCAAGATGATCGGTTCTGCTGGGGCTGATCGGGTGCTGACCGTCGACCTGCACGCGGATCAGATTCAGGGCTTTTTCGATATTCCGGTCGATAATGTCTACGCCTCGCCCATTTTGCTTGGCGACATCTGGCGGCAGAAGTACCCGAAACTCATCGTGGTTTCACCCGATGTTGGCGGTGTGGTGCGCGCGCGCGCGCTGGCCAAGCGCCTCGACGATGCCGATCTGGCCATTATCGACAAACGTCGTCCGCGCCCGAACGAGGCGCGGGTGATGAACATTATTGGCGACGTGCGCGGGCGCTCCTGTGTGCTGGTCGATGATCTCGTCGATACCGCCGGCACTCTGTGTCAGGCGGCTGCGGCGCTAAAGGAACAGGGAGCGGCCATGGTGTCTGCCTACTGCACCCATCCGGTGCTCTCTGGGCCGGCCCTGGATAACATTAATGCGTCTATGCTCGATGAGTTGGTGGTGACTAACACCATCCCACTCACTAGCCAGGCGCGCAGTTGTCACAAGATTCGTCAGTTGAGCATTGGCGAACTCTTGGCCGAGACCATGCGCCGGGTCTCGAACGAAGAATCCGTCAGTTCGCTTTTTGTTGACTGA
- a CDS encoding 50S ribosomal protein L25/general stress protein Ctc translates to MSEKIHISAQARTDVGKGASRRLRRTGQVPGILYGGDRLPEMFMLPHSEIVKYAAQESFYSTLLDFDLAGAKTQVVLKDLQRHPAKPFILHVDFQRVSKGEKLRMTVPLHFENEDICAGIKLGGQASHNLTELDIQCLPADLPEYIAVDIQKMELGQTLHVSDLVLPKGVELDTSVDQDAPVVVVHAPHVAADETVEPEEDEED, encoded by the coding sequence ATGAGCGAAAAAATACATATTAGCGCGCAAGCGCGCACGGACGTGGGTAAGGGTGCGAGCCGCCGCCTGCGTCGCACGGGGCAGGTGCCGGGCATCCTCTACGGTGGCGATAGGCTCCCGGAGATGTTCATGCTGCCGCATAGCGAAATCGTTAAATACGCGGCGCAAGAGTCTTTCTACTCGACTCTGCTCGATTTCGATCTGGCGGGCGCCAAGACGCAGGTGGTGCTGAAAGATTTGCAGCGGCATCCGGCCAAGCCCTTTATTTTGCATGTCGATTTTCAACGCGTCAGCAAGGGCGAGAAGCTGCGCATGACAGTTCCGCTTCACTTTGAGAACGAGGATATTTGCGCCGGCATCAAGCTTGGCGGTCAGGCCTCGCACAATCTGACCGAACTCGATATCCAATGCCTGCCGGCAGATCTGCCCGAGTATATTGCGGTTGACATTCAAAAGATGGAGTTGGGGCAGACGCTGCATGTCTCTGATCTTGTGCTCCCCAAGGGCGTTGAACTCGACACCAGCGTCGATCAGGACGCCCCCGTGGTGGTTGTGCATGCCCCCCATGTGGCGGCTGATGAGACCGTGGAGCCCGAGGAAGACGAAGAGGACTGA
- the pth gene encoding aminoacyl-tRNA hydrolase yields MSSDQGISLIVGLGNPGRDYEGTRHNAGFCFVERLAAEHGGRFHPEAKFFGELCRLQVHGHDLRLVKPTTFMNHSGRSIAAVARYFDIPPANILVAYDELDLPPGQLKLKFGGGHAGHNGMRDTLAALANHDFWRLRIGIGHPGHKEQVVGYVLSHPSRADLDAILGAVDQAEDCLPELLAGEFQRAMNRLHARS; encoded by the coding sequence ATGAGCAGCGACCAAGGTATCAGCCTGATCGTCGGGCTCGGCAATCCCGGGCGCGACTACGAAGGAACGCGGCATAACGCCGGGTTCTGCTTCGTTGAGCGCCTGGCTGCCGAGCACGGCGGACGCTTTCATCCGGAGGCGAAATTCTTTGGTGAACTCTGCCGCTTGCAAGTCCATGGGCATGATCTGCGGCTTGTTAAACCCACCACTTTCATGAACCACAGCGGCCGCAGCATTGCGGCCGTTGCGCGCTATTTCGATATCCCGCCGGCCAATATTCTGGTCGCCTATGATGAGCTTGACCTGCCGCCCGGGCAGCTCAAGCTCAAGTTCGGCGGCGGCCATGCAGGCCACAACGGTATGCGCGACACCCTCGCCGCGCTTGCCAATCATGACTTCTGGCGCTTGCGCATTGGCATCGGACACCCTGGTCACAAAGAGCAGGTGGTTGGTTATGTGCTAAGCCACCCGTCGCGCGCCGATTTGGATGCGATCCTCGGTGCGGTCGATCAGGCCGAAGACTGCCTGCCGGAACTGTTGGCGGGAGAGTTTCAGCGGGCGATGAATCGCCTGCACGCGCGTTCCTAG